From Salirhabdus salicampi:
ATATACTCGAGTCAGGAACACCTGTGACAACATCGGCTTCTACAGGGAACTCCTTCGCTAACTGTTTCCCCAGGTTCTTCCGGGTTGAATGGATGTTTAAACCGTCAACATTACTATCTGGACGGGCAAAATACACATATTCCATGGAACAAATTGCTCTTTCGTTAGCTTTCGCAAAGAATTCAGAGTGTAGTCCGTCTTTATCAATCACAATTAGTTCTCCCGGCTGTACTTCGCGGACGTACTCAGCACCTGTGACATCAAAAGCACATGTTTCCGACGCGACAACCCACGCTTCCCCTAGTTTTCCGATTGATAGAGGACGCATGCCTAATGGGTCTAGTGCTGCAATTAATCTATCTTCAGTCATGAGTAGAAAAGCAAAAGCTCCTTCTAAAAGTGGCAAGGAATTTTTCAATCTAGTTTCTAATGGTAAGTAGTTATGCTTTTTAATCAGGTGTGCTAACACTTCTGTGTCAGATGTTGTTTGAAAAATACTCCCATCATTCTCCAATTGTTCACGCAGTGAAATCGCATTAACAAGGTTCCCGTTATGGGCAAGTGCCATAGACCCTCTTTGAGAATGGAAAAGCAGCGGCTGAACATTTTCATAGCCGCCACCTCCTGCAGTAGAATAACGAACATGGCCTATTGCACCATTTCCACCTAATTTCGAAAGAACTTGTTCATTGAATACTTCTGTTACTAAACCTAAACCTTTTGTATGGTTTAACTGCTGGCCATCCGTTACGACAATCCCTGTTCCCTCTTGTCCGCGGTGCTGCATACTATGCAAACCATAGTATGTTAGTTGAGCGGCATCCTCGTGCCCCCAAACACCAAATACCCCACACTCTTCATTTAAACCTCTGATTTCATTAAGCACGGGATCGCTCCTTTCCAAGCATTCGTCATCTCTTCTACTGCAACATCAATAACTGATTCTTCTTCTGAATTCGTTACAACTAACCTCGGCTCATCTTTCACCTCACCGATTAATTTTGCATTCTCCACCATTTGTTCAAACGTATCTTTTTGTTCAGGCTTCACGGATACAACAAAACGAGATTGAGTTTCACTGAAAAGCAGTGCTTTAGATCCTGCTAATTGAACGCTAACCCCTAAGGCTAATGTTTCGTCCATCACACACTCAGCCAATGCTACTGCTAAACCACCTTCAGCAACATCATGTGCAGAAGCAACAACCCCTTCCTGAATAGCTTTGAGTAACTGTTTTTGTCGCTTTTGTTCTACAGCTAAATCAATCGCTGGAGCTTTTCCTTTATATTCGCCATCCAGTAGTTGCTGTAACTCACTACCACCGAACTCATTTGTCGTATCCCCAATGACATAAACAAGATCACCGGCTGATTTAAATGTTTGTGTTGTAATATGGTTTACATCATGAACTAAACCAACCATACCCACTACTGGAGTCGGGAATATCGCCTCTCCGTTTGTTTCATTGTAAAGAGATACATTTCCCCCGATTACCGGAGTTTGGAGTACGGCACATGCATCACTCATTCCAGTTGTTGCTTCTTCTAACTGCCAAAATACTTCAGGCTTTTCAGGGTTACCGAAGTTTATGCCATCTGTTATTGCAAGTGGTTCAGCACCCGAACAAACTATATTACGAGCCGCTTCTGCGACTGCAATCTGACCACCTGTTTTTGGATCTAAATATAAATAACGGGAGTTACAATCAGTCGTCATAGCAAGCGCCTTGTTTGTTCCACGAATTCGAAGAACTGCTGCATCAGAACCAGGCGCTACAGCTGTATTTGTCTGTACCATGTAATCATATTGGTTGTAAACCCATTCTTTATTTGCAATCGTCGGTTGCTGCAGTAACTGCAATAATGTTTCTTGTGCGTCTTCTATTACAGGTGCCTCAATCTTCATGTTTTGCATCTCTTGAAACACTTCCGGTTCTTTAGACGGCATATGGTAAACTGGTGCATCTTCTGCCAATGAATCCACCGGAACATCCGCTACTAGTTCACCTTTGTGCAATAATCTGAAACGGTGGTCATCCGTAACAACCCCTACTGATTTCGCTTCTAAATCGTACTTTTCAAACAAGTCAACAATCTCTTGTTCCCGACCTTTTTCTACTACAATTAACATTCTTTCTTGGGATTCAGACAACATCATTTCATATGGTGTCATTCCTTTTTCACGCTGTGGCACTTCATCTAAGTTTAACTCAATACCAGTCCCCGCTTTACTAGCCATTTCACTAGCAGAAGACGTTAGCCCGGCTGCCCCCATATCTTGGATGCCTACAAGAGCGTCTGATTTAATCAGTTCTAAGCATGCCTCAATGAGAAGTTTCTCCATGAAAGGATCTCCTACTTGAACAGCAGGACGTTCTTCACCAGATTCTTCTGTCAGTTCACTTGAGGCAAATGTAGCTCCGTGAATACCATCACGACCTGTTGAAGCACCTACATACATGACTGTATTACCAATTCCTTTTGCTTGCCCTTTCTGGATTTCCTCATGCCGGATTAAGCCAACACACATGGCATTTACGAGCGGATTTCCTTTATAAGAATCATCAAATTGTATTTCTCCACCTACAGTTGGGATACCAACACAGTTTCCATATCCCGCAATCCCTGCCACTACTTCCTCAAACAAATACCTCACTTTAGGGTCTTCTAATTTGCCGAACCGCAATGAATTTAATAAAGCAATCGGGCGGGCTCCCATTGAAAACACATCACGAATAATTCCGCCTACGCCAGTTGCAGCTCCTTGATACGGTTCAATTGCTGATGGGTGGTTATGACTTTCAATCTTAAACACAACAGCTAAGTCGTCACCTATATCAACAATACCCGCTCCTTCACCCGGACCTTGCAATACGTGTTTTCCTTCGGTAGGGAATTTCTTTAAAACTGGCTTTGAAGTTTTATAACTACAATGCTCTGACCACATAACAGAGAACAACCCTGTTTCTGTATAGTTAGGCGTACGCCCTAGCGTTTTTTCAATTGAAGAAAATTCTTCATCTGTTAAACCCATTTCACGATATAATTTATTTTGTTTAATTTGTTCAGTATTTGGCTCAAGAAGTAACGACATGTTTTTCCCTCCAGTTAAGTAAGATCGACTTAAACAATCGAAGACCGTCAACACTACCAACCAATGAATCCACTGCACGTTCAGGGTGTGGCATCATTCCAAGTACGTTTCCTTGTTCATTGACAATGCCTGCAATCCGCTCTTTTGATCCATTAATGTCCTCGGTGTAGCGAAAGACGATTTGATTATTTTGTTGTAATTGTTGTAATGTTGCCTCATCACATTCGTAGTTACCTTCCATATGAGCAACAGGGATATCAATTTGTTCTCCTTCTTCATAAAGGGATGTAAACATCGTTTCGCTATTTTCAACATGTAATGTTACGTTTTGACAAATAAACTTCAAACGGTCGTTCTGTTTCATTGCACCAGGTAATAAGTTCGTCTCAAGTAAGATCTGGAAACCATTACAAACACCTAATACAGGTTTTCCTGCGGCTGCAGCTTCCGTTACAGCCTTCATAACTGGCGAGAATCTCGCTATAGCCCCTGATCGTAAATAATCTCCGTAAGAGAAGCCACCTGGCAATAGAATGCCGTCATAGTCAGTTAACGTTGATGTTCGATGGGAGACGTACTCCACTTCTTCCCCAAGTTCATCTTTTATGGCATGAAGCATATCCGCGTCACAGTTCGATCCTGGGAATACGACGACAGCAAATTTCATTGAGCCACTACCTCCTCAACTTCGTACGTATAGTCTTCAATAACAGGGTTAGCGAGCAACTTATCACACATTTCATCTATTTTTTCTTCAAGTTGATCGCTCTCACTAATAAGAAGTTCCATATATTTTCCGATACGGACGTCTTCAACTTCAGGAAAGTCCATACTATGAAGCGCTCCTTTTACTGCCTTCCCTTGTGGATCTAACACACCATTTTTCAACGTAATATAAACTTTAACTTTATACATGTTGCTCCCCCTTTAATCGTTGTAAGATTTGATCATATGCTTCTACTAAGCTACCTAGATCTCTACGATAGACATCTTTATCTAGTTTTTCATTCGTGTTTTTATCCCATAGACGACACGTATCTGGAGAAATTTCATCCGCTAACAATACGTCTCCATCCTTATTTACACCAAACTCCAGTTTGAAATCGACAAGCCGAACATTACAGCTAGCAAAATAATCAACTAACAATTCATTTACTTGTAAGGCTATATTTTTCATTTCTACTAACTGGGTATTAGTCGCAATGTTTAAGACCTCAATATGATCTTCATTGATAAGTGGATCTCCTAGATCATCATCTTTGTAATAATATTCAACAATAGTCTTGGGAAGAGTAACTCCTTCCTCTTTGCCAATACGCTTTGCCAAACTTCCTGCTGTTACATTTCGAACTACTACTTCTAACGGAATAATGGTCGTCCTTTGCACAAGCTGTTCGGTCGGTGACAACTGCTGTACAAAATGGTTTGGAATCCCTTTTTCCTTCAAAATGGTAAAGATAATAGATGATATTTCATTGTTATAACGTGCTTTCCCTTGGATTGTTGCCTTTTTCTCCCCATTAAAGGCAGTTGCGCTATCTTTATATTCCACCCACAATATGTTGTGATCTTCCGTTTTATAAAGACGCTTCGCTTTCCCCTCATACATAAGCTGCTGCTTCTCCATTAAAACCTCTCCCTTTGCTGTTTCTCCCTATTCTGAATCGATACCTAAACGACGGAAAATCATGTCTACTTGACCTAAGTGGTATTGATAGTCAAAACAGTTATTCAGCTCTTCTTCTGTTAATGTTGATGTAATCGTTTCATTCGCCTCGACAAGTTGGCGAAACGGCGTTTTCGTTTCCCAAGCTTCCATTGCTAACGGTTGAACTAAATCATAAGCATCTTCCCTAACTAATCCTTTGTTAATTAAAGAAAGAAGAACACGCTGAGAGTAAATTAAACCGTACGTTCGCTCCATATTTTGTTTCATATTATCTTCAAATACGGTTAACTTTTCGACGATATTTGCAAAACGATTTAGCATATAGTTAAGCGCAATTGTTGCATCTGGTAGAATGACACGCTCAGCAGACGAATGAGAAATATCACGTTCATGCCATAATGGAACATTTTCATAAGCTGTTACCATATATCCACGTATCACACGTGCCATACCTGTCATATTTTCTGAACCAATTGGATTCCGTTTATGAGGCATAGCGGAAGACCCTTTTTGACCCTTAGCAAAAAACTCTTCTACTTCACGTGTTTCACTCTTTTGCAGGCCTCGAATTTCTACTGCCATCTTTTCAATTGATGTTGCAATTAACGACAGTACACCCATGTAATGAGCGTGACGGTCCCGTTGCAATGTTTGGGTAGAAATCGGCGCGGGCTGTAAACCTAACTTTTCGCAAACATATTGCTCTACAAAGGGATCAATGTTGGCATAGGTTCCAACGGCCCCAGACAGTTTTCCAAACTCAACTTCCTTAGCAGCCCGGTCAAATCGTTCCACATTCCGTTTCATCTCTTCATACCATAGTGCAAGCTTTAACCCGAAAGTTGTTGGTTCAGCGTGAACACCGTGGGTACGACCCATTTGCACTGTATATTTATAAGCTTTTGCTTTCTCTTTCAACACTTCTACAAATCGGTTTAAGTCTTTACGGATGATATCGTTAGCCTGCTTTAATAAATAAGATAAAGCTGTATCTACAACATCTGTAGATGTAAGACCATAATGGACCCATTTACGCTCTTCTCCTAACGTTTCTGAAACAGCTCTCGTAAAGGCTACAACATCATGGCGGGTTTGTTCTTCAATTTCCAAAATTCGATTGACATCGAAACTTGCATGATCACGAATCTTTTTAACATCTTCCTTTGGGATAATCCCTAACTCTGACCATGCTTCACAGGCTAGAATCTCTACTTCAAGCCATGCCTGGTATTTATTTTCATCTGTCCAGATGGATCCCATTTCTGGTCGTGTATAACGTTCAATCATACAATATCCTCCTCTAGCTTGTTTACGCCCAAATGCTCAAAGCGTCAATTTCACGTTTTATTTCCTCAATGGATTCGCCAACAAAGTTCACATGCCCCATCTTTCGTTTTTCTTTTACTCCGTCTTTTCCATATAAATGTAATTTTGGGCGGTCCATCTGTGGCACCTTATTGATCACTCGTTCAAAATGCTCACCTAATACATTCATCATAATAATTGGTGAAAACAATTTTGTGGGTGATAATGGCCAGTTACAAATTGCCCTTACATGTTGATGGAATTGAGATGTTTCACATGCGTTCATCGTGTAATGACCTGAATTGTGTGGGCGTGGTGCCAATTCATTAATGTAAATCTCACCATCCGGTAATAAAAACATTTCCACTCCGAGTGTCCCAATCATACTTAATGACGACGCAATTTCTCGAGCTAAGGTTGTAGCTTTCTCAGCAACTGATTCATTTACTCTTGCCGGAACAATTGTCTCCATTAAAATGTGGTCTACATGGATGTTTTCCCCTACCGGAAACACTTTTGTTTCTCCACTTACACTTCGGTTAACGATGACAGAAATCTCTTTTTCAAACGGAAGGAACTTTTCTAATATACAACGACCTTTTGTTAACAATTGGGCCGCTTCTTCGATATCTTCTTCTGTTTTAATCATCACTTGACCTTTACCGTCATATCCCCCTGTACGGGTTTTTAAAACAGCAGGAAGACCAATCGCATCCAAGGAATGATGCAATCTCTCCTTAGTATCTACAAGCTCATAAGGCGCTACTTGTGCACCACTTTTTACAATAGCAGCTTTCTCATTTGCCCGATCTTGTGTTGTTTGTATAATGCCTCCACCTTGTGGTAGGTAGGCGTTATCCTCGAGCCATTGAAGCACGTTATAATCGATGTTTTCAAACTCATAAGTAATTACATCACTTACACCAGCCAACTGTTTTGCTGCTTCTAAGTCATCATAAGAAGCAACAATTTCGATGTCAGCTATTTGCCCTGTTGGCGAGTTTTCTTTCGGGTCTAAAACAGCTACTCGATAGCCCATTTCTTTTGCAGCGATCCCCATCATTCTACCTAGCTGTCCACCACCAATAATTCCAATCGTTTGACCCGGTAATATTGTTTTCATCGTGTTACAACTCCTCATTACTTTGTCTAGCTTTTTCACTAATTTCTTCCCGATATTTGAGTAACGCTTGATCAAACTCTTCAAATTGTGTAGCTAATATTTCACATGCTAGAAGTCCTGCATTCGTTGCCCCTGCTTTACCAATAGCAACAGTAGCAACAGGTACTCCACCCGGCATTTGGACGATGGATAATAACGAATCCATACCATTTAAAGCTTTGGATTGAACTGGTACACCGATTACCGGCAATGTTGTTTTGGCAGCTACCATACCTGGAAGGTGGGCAGCTCCTCCTGCACCAGCAATGATGACCTTTACCCCTCTCTCTTTAGCTGTCTCTGCATATGCAAACATATCATCAGGTGTACGGTGGGCGGAAACAACCTTTTTTTCATATGGAACTCCACACTGCTCTAATACGTTACAAGTATGTTCCATTGTCTCCCAATCCGATATACTTCCCATTATTACTCCTACAAGCGGTAATTGTCCCATAAGTCCACTCCTAACATTAATTCATTCATGAAAAAAGTGCAGACGCATCCTCTCCAAATCGAGAGAAAGCCGTCTGCACTCATGTACACAATCAATAATACGGAATACACGTACTTCCTCTCATAGTCCGACCATTTACGGTAGTCGGGTAGAAACTTTTGGGCCATATTCCCAACATTATATGAGAGGGTTTTATATATTTCATTAACATTATAACATGTATTCGCTGATTTTAAAGAGATTTTTCATCCATTTACGAACTAAGTAGCTTTTGTTTTTGTTTATTGTTCGGTAATGGCGGTTAATAGGTCACTTCCCACAAATATAAACCTTGTGCTGGTGCGGTTTTACCCGCTAATGAACGATCTTGTCCTTTTATCATATCTGTTATGTCGGTTGGCTGTTTGATACCTTTTCCTACTTCTACAATAGTCCCTACCATAATTCTTACCATATTATACAAAAACCCACTACCTCTTACCCTAAAGGTAATCTCACCTTCTACCTTTTTAACATTACACTCATATATAGTTCGAACTTTTTCCCCTCTTACGGTTGCTTTTGCAGAGGAAAAAGTTGTGAAATCATGAGTTCCAACAAAAAGTGAGCAAGCATATTGCATCGCTTCTATGTCTAATGGCTCAGAAATATGCCAACGATAGTTTCGTCGGAAGATATCCGGGGTTGATCTGTTTAAAATTTTATACCGGTACTCTTTCCCTTGTACACTATAGCGAGCATGGAAATGATCATCCATTTCTTCCACTGATTTCACAAATACATCATCCGGCAGTATACTATTTAATGCTTGAGCCCACCTATCATTCGGAATTTGTAAAGTAGAGTCAAAGTGAAGAACTTGCCCTACCGCGTGTACTCCTTTATCTGTACGCCCGGATGCTGATACTCGTACAAGTTCACCTTTATGGATTTTTTGCAAGGCATGCTCTACCTCTTGTTGAACGGTACGGTTGTTGGGCTGAATTTGAAAGCCAGAAAACAACGTGCCGTCATAAGCTAAAACACACTTTAATCTTTTGTTCATGGTTACACCACCCTTTAATTGCGGGTTACGATAATTGATAAAACAAAAATGGAAAATATGATAAACGATATATAATCTTTTGGCGTCAGTAAAAGTTGCCGATATTTTGTTCTACCTTCCCCACCTTGATAACCTCTTGCTTCCATCGCCATTGCTAATTCCTCAGCACGTTTAAAAGCACTAACAAATAGTGGCACCAGTAATGGGATAATGGCTTGCAACCTATCCCTTATCGTGCCTGTTCGAAAATCTACACCCCTTGATGCTTGGGCTTTTGATATCTTTTCTGTTTCTTGCATTAATGTAGGAATAAATCGTAGTGAAATTGACATCATTAAAGCTAACTCATGAACCGGGAAACGGTACCGTCTTAACGGATTTAACATACTTTCGATTGCATCCGTAATAGCTATTGGTGAAGTTGTTAACGTTAAAAGAGTCGTCATTAAGATAAGGAAGAAAAACCTTAACGAAATGGCAACACCTCTAGTTAACGAATCTGAATAAATATGAAAATTGGCTACCGAAAAAACAATGTCCCCTTCTCTCGTAAGCAAAATATGAAGAAGGAATGTAAAAATAATAAGGAACCATACCGGTTTCAACCCTTTGATGAGATATGAGGGAGGGATTTTTGATAGTACCGCACTTATCATACTAAATAATAAAATCACCATATAACTTGCAAAGGAGTTGGCTAAAAAGATAAATATAATAAAGAAAAAGACAATCGTAATCTTCGTTCGGGGATCTATACGATGGATGATGGATGACCCTGGTACATACTGGCCAATTATGAGCGAACTACTCAAAATACTCCCCCCTTTAGCATATAATTAAGCTTCTTTGCTAGTTCATCTTCGGAAAGATTGTCATACGGAATACGGACACCAAAACGATCTTCGATATGATGTAAAAACCGAATGACTTCCGGTTGATCCAGTCCAACCCTCGTTAGTGCTTCCCGCTTATGGAATATTTGTTCCGGTTCTCCTTCCATGTACAATTTACCGCGGTCTAAAATATACACGTAGTCAGCATACTTTAAAGCATCTTCCATACTATGGGTAACAAGAATCGTTGTTCGTTTCTCACGCTTATGACTATCATAAAACATATTCATCATTTCTTTTTGACCTTTTGGATCTAATCCAGCAGTTGGTTCATCTAATACAAGTATGCTAGGTTCCATTATTAAAACACTTGCTAAAGCGACACGACGCATCTGTCCACCACTTAAATCGAAGGGTGAACGTTGTAATAGATCTTTTGATAGCTTTACTTCTTGTAACACTTTTTCCAATCGTTCAATCATTACATCTTTAGGAACACCAAAGTTCGCAGGTCCGAATAGTATATCTTTTTCTACTGTTTCTTCAAATAACTGATGTTCTGGATATTGAAATACCATGCCAACATGCTTACGTAATTGCAAAAGCTTTTTCGCTCTTTTTTCAGCATTTATCTGATAAGGCCCTATTGAGATGCTACCTTCCGTCGGTCTTAACAACCCATTTAAATGTTGAATGAAAGTCGATTTTCCTGAACCTGTATGTCCAATAATAGCAACAAAAGATCCAGACGGAATATGCATCGATAGGTTTCGTAACGCATGGAACTCAAATGGAGTATTCGGCTGATATATATAATTTACTTCTTCGAATATAATGTCCATAGTTGATCAATCAGTTCCTTCTGATTTTTTGGTTCAGTTTCAATCTTAATGCCCTCTGCCCGTAAATCCTTTGTCAAGCGGGTAACAAAAGGGATATCTAAGCCTATTTCATCTAACTGCTCCTGCTTTTGAAACACTTCTTCCACACTACCTATCATCCATATTTCCCCTTCATTCATGACGATGACACGATCCGCATACATTACTTCATTTAAATCATGAGTAATCGTTACAATCGCAACATCTCTACTTTGACGAATTTTATTTACAGTATAAGCGATTTCGTTTCGACCTTTCGGGTCTAGCATAGCAGTCGCTTCGTCAAGAATTAGTACATCAGGTTCTACAGCGAGAACACTCGCTATTGCAACCCGTTGTTTCTGTCCACCTGACAAACGATGGGGTTCATGGTGTAAATAATCGAGCATTCCTACAGAGTTTAGTGTATTCTTAATTCTATCTTCCATATCACCCCGAGGTACACCATGGTTTTCTAAACCAAAGGCAACATCATCCTCGACAGTCGTTCCAACAAACTGGTTTTCGGGATTTTGGAATACCATTCCGACTTTTTTTCGGACATCCCAAATCGTTTGTTCATTAATCATCATCCCATCTACTTTGATGGCACCTTCTGTGCTAAACAACAGACCATTCATTAATTTTGCAATGGTAGATTTCCCCGAACCATTATGGCCGATAATGGCTATCCACTCATTTTTCTCAATTTGAAACGATACGTTATGTAGAGCCCAGCGGCCTTCGTCCCCATATTTGAAATTAACACCTTCAAATTGTATGTAAGGTTCACTCATTGATCTCGTGCCTCCAAAATATTGCCGTCTATTTCCCGGGTAATGGATATATACACTTTCCTTCCCATTGTTATTTTATCATATCGATAAAAACAAGGAAGAGTCCTTCCCGACTGTAAAAAACAACAAAAAAAGGGCTCGGATCAACCTCTTGAAAGATGCTGGCCCTGCCCCTTTTAGATACACTATGTCATTATACTAACTCAATAATCACCATTTTTGCACCGTCTCCACGACGAGGTCCTAACTTCAAAATACGAGTGTAGCCACCTTGACGATCTTCATAACGTGGTGCAACATCAGAGAAAAGTTTTTGTAGTGCGTCTTGCTCTTCACCTGCTTCAACTCTACGCAAGAATGAAGCCGCTTGACGACGTGCATGCAAGTCTCCGCGTTTACCAAGTGTAATCATCTTATCAACGACAGAACGAAGCTCCTTCGCTTTTGCTTCTGTCGTTTCAATCCGTTCATGAATAATTAAGTCAGTAGCAAGGTTACGAAGTAGTGCCATACGTTGATCTGTTGTGCGACCAAGCTTAGCGTTAGCCATTACAATTCCCTCCTTTTTCAGAAATATCTAAAGATGCCCGAATTAATCTTCCTTACGTAATCCTAAGCCAAGATCATGTAGCTTAACCTTAACTTCCTCAAGGGATTTACGTCCAAGGT
This genomic window contains:
- the purS gene encoding phosphoribosylformylglycinamidine synthase subunit PurS codes for the protein MYKVKVYITLKNGVLDPQGKAVKGALHSMDFPEVEDVRIGKYMELLISESDQLEEKIDEMCDKLLANPVIEDYTYEVEEVVAQ
- the purC gene encoding phosphoribosylaminoimidazolesuccinocarboxamide synthase; amino-acid sequence: MEKQQLMYEGKAKRLYKTEDHNILWVEYKDSATAFNGEKKATIQGKARYNNEISSIIFTILKEKGIPNHFVQQLSPTEQLVQRTTIIPLEVVVRNVTAGSLAKRIGKEEGVTLPKTIVEYYYKDDDLGDPLINEDHIEVLNIATNTQLVEMKNIALQVNELLVDYFASCNVRLVDFKLEFGVNKDGDVLLADEISPDTCRLWDKNTNEKLDKDVYRRDLGSLVEAYDQILQRLKGEQHV
- a CDS encoding energy-coupling factor transporter transmembrane component T family protein, which translates into the protein MSSSLIIGQYVPGSSIIHRIDPRTKITIVFFFIIFIFLANSFASYMVILLFSMISAVLSKIPPSYLIKGLKPVWFLIIFTFLLHILLTREGDIVFSVANFHIYSDSLTRGVAISLRFFFLILMTTLLTLTTSPIAITDAIESMLNPLRRYRFPVHELALMMSISLRFIPTLMQETEKISKAQASRGVDFRTGTIRDRLQAIIPLLVPLFVSAFKRAEELAMAMEARGYQGGEGRTKYRQLLLTPKDYISFIIFSIFVLSIIVTRN
- the purL gene encoding phosphoribosylformylglycinamidine synthase subunit PurL; translation: MSLLLEPNTEQIKQNKLYREMGLTDEEFSSIEKTLGRTPNYTETGLFSVMWSEHCSYKTSKPVLKKFPTEGKHVLQGPGEGAGIVDIGDDLAVVFKIESHNHPSAIEPYQGAATGVGGIIRDVFSMGARPIALLNSLRFGKLEDPKVRYLFEEVVAGIAGYGNCVGIPTVGGEIQFDDSYKGNPLVNAMCVGLIRHEEIQKGQAKGIGNTVMYVGASTGRDGIHGATFASSELTEESGEERPAVQVGDPFMEKLLIEACLELIKSDALVGIQDMGAAGLTSSASEMASKAGTGIELNLDEVPQREKGMTPYEMMLSESQERMLIVVEKGREQEIVDLFEKYDLEAKSVGVVTDDHRFRLLHKGELVADVPVDSLAEDAPVYHMPSKEPEVFQEMQNMKIEAPVIEDAQETLLQLLQQPTIANKEWVYNQYDYMVQTNTAVAPGSDAAVLRIRGTNKALAMTTDCNSRYLYLDPKTGGQIAVAEAARNIVCSGAEPLAITDGINFGNPEKPEVFWQLEEATTGMSDACAVLQTPVIGGNVSLYNETNGEAIFPTPVVGMVGLVHDVNHITTQTFKSAGDLVYVIGDTTNEFGGSELQQLLDGEYKGKAPAIDLAVEQKRQKQLLKAIQEGVVASAHDVAEGGLAVALAECVMDETLALGVSVQLAGSKALLFSETQSRFVVSVKPEQKDTFEQMVENAKLIGEVKDEPRLVVTNSEEESVIDVAVEEMTNAWKGAIPCLMKSEV
- the purK gene encoding 5-(carboxyamino)imidazole ribonucleotide synthase, with protein sequence MKTILPGQTIGIIGGGQLGRMMGIAAKEMGYRVAVLDPKENSPTGQIADIEIVASYDDLEAAKQLAGVSDVITYEFENIDYNVLQWLEDNAYLPQGGGIIQTTQDRANEKAAIVKSGAQVAPYELVDTKERLHHSLDAIGLPAVLKTRTGGYDGKGQVMIKTEEDIEEAAQLLTKGRCILEKFLPFEKEISVIVNRSVSGETKVFPVGENIHVDHILMETIVPARVNESVAEKATTLAREIASSLSMIGTLGVEMFLLPDGEIYINELAPRPHNSGHYTMNACETSQFHQHVRAICNWPLSPTKLFSPIIMMNVLGEHFERVINKVPQMDRPKLHLYGKDGVKEKRKMGHVNFVGESIEEIKREIDALSIWA
- the purQ gene encoding phosphoribosylformylglycinamidine synthase subunit PurQ, whose amino-acid sequence is MKFAVVVFPGSNCDADMLHAIKDELGEEVEYVSHRTSTLTDYDGILLPGGFSYGDYLRSGAIARFSPVMKAVTEAAAAGKPVLGVCNGFQILLETNLLPGAMKQNDRLKFICQNVTLHVENSETMFTSLYEEGEQIDIPVAHMEGNYECDEATLQQLQQNNQIVFRYTEDINGSKERIAGIVNEQGNVLGMMPHPERAVDSLVGSVDGLRLFKSILLNWREKHVVTS
- the purF gene encoding amidophosphoribosyltransferase, which produces MLNEIRGLNEECGVFGVWGHEDAAQLTYYGLHSMQHRGQEGTGIVVTDGQQLNHTKGLGLVTEVFNEQVLSKLGGNGAIGHVRYSTAGGGGYENVQPLLFHSQRGSMALAHNGNLVNAISLREQLENDGSIFQTTSDTEVLAHLIKKHNYLPLETRLKNSLPLLEGAFAFLLMTEDRLIAALDPLGMRPLSIGKLGEAWVVASETCAFDVTGAEYVREVQPGELIVIDKDGLHSEFFAKANERAICSMEYVYFARPDSNVDGLNIHSTRKNLGKQLAKEFPVEADVVTGVPDSSISAAIGYAEEANIPYELGLIKNRYVGRTFIKPSQELREKGVQMKLSPVRKIVEGKRVVMIDDSIVRGTTSRRIVSMLREAGAKEVHVRISSPPIKNPCYYGIDTSSSSELIASSNSVEEIRQLIGADSLSYLSVDGMLSAIGRPDETTNCGQCLACFTGKYPTNLLDNTVRPHEKVGLLNS
- the truA gene encoding tRNA pseudouridine(38-40) synthase TruA, with the protein product MNKRLKCVLAYDGTLFSGFQIQPNNRTVQQEVEHALQKIHKGELVRVSASGRTDKGVHAVGQVLHFDSTLQIPNDRWAQALNSILPDDVFVKSVEEMDDHFHARYSVQGKEYRYKILNRSTPDIFRRNYRWHISEPLDIEAMQYACSLFVGTHDFTTFSSAKATVRGEKVRTIYECNVKKVEGEITFRVRGSGFLYNMVRIMVGTIVEVGKGIKQPTDITDMIKGQDRSLAGKTAPAQGLYLWEVTY
- the purE gene encoding 5-(carboxyamino)imidazole ribonucleotide mutase: MGQLPLVGVIMGSISDWETMEHTCNVLEQCGVPYEKKVVSAHRTPDDMFAYAETAKERGVKVIIAGAGGAAHLPGMVAAKTTLPVIGVPVQSKALNGMDSLLSIVQMPGGVPVATVAIGKAGATNAGLLACEILATQFEEFDQALLKYREEISEKARQSNEEL
- the purB gene encoding adenylosuccinate lyase, producing the protein MIERYTRPEMGSIWTDENKYQAWLEVEILACEAWSELGIIPKEDVKKIRDHASFDVNRILEIEEQTRHDVVAFTRAVSETLGEERKWVHYGLTSTDVVDTALSYLLKQANDIIRKDLNRFVEVLKEKAKAYKYTVQMGRTHGVHAEPTTFGLKLALWYEEMKRNVERFDRAAKEVEFGKLSGAVGTYANIDPFVEQYVCEKLGLQPAPISTQTLQRDRHAHYMGVLSLIATSIEKMAVEIRGLQKSETREVEEFFAKGQKGSSAMPHKRNPIGSENMTGMARVIRGYMVTAYENVPLWHERDISHSSAERVILPDATIALNYMLNRFANIVEKLTVFEDNMKQNMERTYGLIYSQRVLLSLINKGLVREDAYDLVQPLAMEAWETKTPFRQLVEANETITSTLTEEELNNCFDYQYHLGQVDMIFRRLGIDSE